A stretch of Spirochaetota bacterium DNA encodes these proteins:
- a CDS encoding DUF1015 domain-containing protein: MPLLRPFNTTGYNTNLINDLNLVVAPPYDVITPEQREIYASKSPYNIVHLTLPEGEGDNKYSNAKKKLLSWLLKDVLTTDKNPGIFIYEQKFTIRGANYKRRGIVSLLKVEEYGNGVFRHEKTFGGPKEDRRKLMEAVEGQLEPLFFLYSDRDNLVNSKIYDMEFDYTAKTAVDENGVKHTLWKIPNKQLEDFILETLSKSSIYIADGHHRYETTLQYVKEKGGGDNDTYSYVLGTFFNMYSRDLVILPTHRLVKVDSFSQEEFIKKLDRYFKIAVINYSEQVVDVALNKLNMVMSDRKQKGSVCFGLYSMYEATKLYLITLKDEVKSSIIQEYSKNLGKEVASLDVSILTELVLKDTLGLSDEQILSRAYVDYIRYEKEGLQTVKKGIRDLLFILNPVTVDEVIKVSEAGLVMPQKSTDFYPKIESGLSLYLFREQQF; this comes from the coding sequence ATGCCTTTACTCAGACCCTTCAACACGACAGGATACAATACGAACTTGATAAATGATTTAAACCTAGTAGTAGCACCTCCTTACGATGTCATCACCCCAGAACAGAGAGAGATATATGCCTCAAAGAGTCCTTACAACATTGTCCATCTAACATTACCTGAAGGAGAAGGAGACAACAAATACTCAAACGCTAAAAAGAAGCTTCTAAGTTGGCTACTGAAAGATGTTCTAACAACTGATAAAAATCCTGGCATATTCATATACGAGCAAAAATTTACCATACGAGGCGCGAATTACAAGAGAAGAGGTATTGTTTCTTTATTGAAAGTTGAAGAGTATGGTAACGGGGTCTTTAGACATGAAAAGACATTCGGAGGCCCCAAAGAGGATAGAAGAAAACTGATGGAAGCAGTTGAAGGGCAACTTGAACCTCTGTTTTTCTTATACTCTGATAGAGATAACCTGGTAAATAGCAAAATATACGATATGGAGTTTGACTACACAGCAAAGACAGCGGTTGATGAAAACGGGGTAAAACATACTCTATGGAAGATACCTAACAAACAGCTTGAGGATTTCATACTAGAAACTCTCTCAAAATCTTCAATTTACATTGCTGACGGACATCATAGATATGAAACCACTCTCCAATATGTCAAAGAGAAAGGAGGAGGCGATAATGACACTTACTCCTATGTCCTAGGAACATTCTTCAATATGTATTCTAGGGATCTGGTCATACTTCCTACACACAGACTTGTAAAAGTAGATTCTTTCTCCCAGGAAGAGTTTATCAAGAAACTAGACAGATACTTCAAGATTGCTGTTATAAACTACTCCGAACAAGTAGTTGATGTAGCTCTTAACAAACTAAATATGGTAATGTCAGATAGGAAACAAAAAGGTAGTGTATGCTTTGGTCTTTATTCAATGTATGAAGCAACTAAACTCTACCTGATAACTTTGAAGGATGAGGTAAAGAGTAGTATCATACAAGAGTATTCAAAGAACCTAGGCAAAGAAGTTGCTAGTCTTGATGTATCAATACTTACAGAACTGGTTCTAAAAGACACTCTTGGTTTATCTGATGAGCAAATACTCTCAAGGGCTTATGTTGATTATATAAGGTATGAGAAAGAAGGCTTACAGACTGTCAAGAAAGGTATCAGAGACTTATTGTTCATACTGAACCCTGTTACAGTTGATGAGGTTATAAAAGTCTCTGAAGCAGGTCTCGTTATGCCTCAAAAATCAACGGATTTCTACCCAAAGATAGAAAGTGGGCTTTCACTATACCTGTTCCGAGAGCAACAGTTCTAA